The Desulfobacterales bacterium genome segment GAAAATTTTATTATTCGGCCTATAATATTGATTACTAAACAAATGAATAAAATTTCTTCTGAAAAACGTTTTGATCAAAAGGTAACAGTTAAGTCAAAAGACGAAATAGGAATGCTCGCTAATTCCTTTAATCAAATGCTTGATATGCTTGAGCGCAGAAATGAAGAAGCAGCGCAGTATGTAAAAGAGCTAGCTGATTCTAATGCTCAGCTTGAAAAATATAAAGTAGAATTGGAAAATTTAGTCAAAGAAAGGACTGTCGAACTTGTAGAGTCAAACGCAAAATTATCAGATTCAATAAAAGAGCTTAAAGAACGAAATATTGAAATGTTAAAATTAGGTCAAATGAGCGATCTCCTTCACGCTTGCCGTAATGAAAATGATATTCATACAGTTGTAATTAGTGCTATAAAAAAATTATTTCCAGATGATTCTGGTTATTTATGTATACTTGATAATTCCCGAACAAAATTAGAAATAATAGCTACATGGGGCAATAATATCACAGAAGAAACTAATATTGATTTTGAAGATTGTTGGGCGCTTAGAAGAGGTAAAATACATTTTTTAGATTCCCAAGGTATTGGAATTGTTTGTTCTCACTTAAATGCAAGCCATCGAGATTTTTATCAAGGATATATGTGTGTACCAATTGCCGCTCAAGGCGACATGCTTGGGGTAATTCATTTATCTTTTTGTAATACCGAAAATGTTACAATAAAAGATGAAGATAAGATTAAAATTAAATCTAAACAAAGCATTATAATGAGAATCATTGAACATTATTCATTATCATTAGTTAATTTAAGGCTTAGGGAATCTTTAAAGCTTGAATCAACTCAAGACCCATTAACAGGTCTTTACAATCGGCGTTATATGCAGAAAAGCCTTGAAAGAGAAATTAGCCGCTGTAAAAGACATAAATCTTCGCTATGTGTAATTATGCTTGACATAGACCATTTTAAAAAATTCAATGATACCTATGGACATGAAGCTGGCGATGTTGTTTTAAAAGGACTTGGAAATTTGCTAAAAAGTAGAATGAGACAGGAAGATATTATTTGTAGGTATGGCGGTGAAGAATTTGTAATAATATTACCAGACATGGAGCTTGAAGATTCAAAAAAACGAGCTGAAGAATTACGTCAAGAAATAAAAAGCTCGTTAAAAATAGAATATAAAGAAGTTATCTTAAAAATAACCGTTTCAATGGGTATATCCACGTACCCAAACAACGGAGTTACCATAAATGAAGTCTTAAAGTCAGCTGATTTAGCATTATATCAAGCTAAAAATCAAGGAAGAGATAGAATTGTTACAAGCAATAATTAAAAAATATTCACTGCATCAACATTGAAACTTAATTATTGTTCTTCCATTAAATTAGGGCGTTCAATATGATTTGCATTCACGCTATTTTTTATTTAAAATTTTTCAAAATCGCAAATTCTCAAATCCTTTTTTAATTTATATATTCTAAAACAACTTGATATTATTAAACAATGTATCACTATATTTTTTGGTATATTATTTGCTTTTACTTTATTAATTATTTACTATTTTAAAGGCATGATATGAAAAAATATTTTGAGATATTGTTGGCGTTATTTATATTTAATCCTGAAGCAAAAATATTCCAGCCTACAAATGTTAAATCAAAACTCGAAACCTTTCTGCGGTCAGAAGGAATTAAAACAAATGTCTATATTTTTGTAACATCTAAAGATTTTAAAGAGTCGGTTAATAGATTAAAGCCAGAATTTGCTATTGTTAATTCAACTGGAAACCAATTCTTGCTGGTCATAACAATGGTTCAAAATCTTATAGCAAAATCCTTAAAAAATCGCAGAATCTTTAAAAAAAATTGAAAAAATTTATAAATAATATCAATACGTCTGTTATTATTAGTATTGGCATACTTGCTTCGAGTTTAAGCGTTGAAGTTATATACTCGATTATCAAGTTTTTAAAAAATTGAGCTGAAGAAACCTTACAAGTCCCCCTTTTCTAAAGGCAGGGCTATTAAGTTCTCTGTTAAGCCTTGTTTTTTAATGATTTATCAATCACCCCTCCCCTTGCGGGAGGGGTCGCCAGCAAAGCTGGCGGGGGTGGGGCGAAATGATTCTATTAAATTAATTTAAATTAAAATAATGTTTAGGCTTAATAAATCTATTCTCAACAAAAAACTTAATAATCGAATATATAAGTAACGAGCAAATTGAAACTTCAGGAACGCGCAGTTTAAAACGTTTCTAAATTTAAATTGAAAAGGAGGTGAGAAAACATCGAAATTTAGGATAAGCAGGGTGAAAATTATATATGAACAAAACTGATAAAAACCCTTTTATCTTTGCCCTAATGTATAGAACAATTTTAGGGTATTGAAGGAGATGGATGAAAAATTTTTTAAAAAAGGAAAAAAGGAGTAATGGAAATGAAAAGATTAATTGTATGCATCGTAATTGTATTATCATCATTATTAACGGCGAACGCTATAGGTGAAGAAACAAAAACGCTTGTAGCTGCCGCGGACCCATGGCCGCCTTTTATTGATCCTCAAAATCCAAAAGAAGGATTATCTCTTGAAATAGTCAGAGCTGCCTTTAAGACACAAGGCTATGAAATTAAAATGGAATATGTTCCTTGGGCTAGAGCTGAATCTGGCGTCAAAAATGGTATTTATGATATTCTTCCAGATGTTTGGATGACTGAAGCTCGTAAAAAAGAATTAATGTATAGTGTCCCTTATGCTAAAAATGAAGTTAAATTTATTACTCTATTAGATAAAATTTTAGATCGCTACACTCGATAGCCATTTTTTTTGACGTAATTCATAAACTAATATCTGATTATAACGTTTTTCGGGAAGTATCAGCCTTCCTGAAAAGCGTTATAACCAGTTTTATAAATCCTCCAGCAACTAATAGGAGATTTAGAATAATGAAACATATTTTTCTAAAATTCATATTTATCATATATTTTCTGATTATTAATTTCATGGAATTAAATCTATTAGTCGCGGACACTATTGAAGATGAATTAGGCTTTTATGAACTTGAAAAAAAATTTATGGGTGCGACGCTGACAAAAACAAAACGTCGTTCTATACCTGCCGCAGTATTAACTATAAGTAAGGAGCAAATTGAAACTTCAGGAGCGCGTAGTTTAAATGAATTATTGGAGATTTATGTACCGGGCTTGCAATGGATTAATCATTCCGGCAATGTTTCCCATGTAGGATTACGAGGAATTATAAGCGATCGTGATGATAAATATATGTTACTGATAAATGGCAGAGTAATGAATCAGCACACTTGTGTCGGACAGTTTACAGAAAGAGATCAATCTTTATTATCCGAAATTCATCATATTGATGTTATTCGCGGACCTGGTTCAGCAATAATGGGCTTAGGAGCAGTTTCGATGGTAATAAATATCATAACTTTTGATGCCGAAAAATTTGACGGTTTTGAAAGTAAAACTCGTGTGGGCTACAATGAAGAATTTTATACGCAAGAATTAAAATATACTTATAAATTTAGTGATGAAATAGGTTTATTTTTATACGGAGGCTTAAGCAAATATATTGGTGCTGACTCCTCTGATGCGCCATATAAGTTTGATAAGTCATTTACATCAAGATGGGGTGATTACGTAGAAGCTGGAGAAGGCGTTCCGGGCGTCAATAGAGATAGAACACAATATAGAGATAAAGAACCGTACAAACTTCATGCGCACCTTAATGCAAATAATTTAGCAATATGGGCTCGTTTCGTTCGAGGTGGTGAAACAATGCCTTTAAATTTTAATAATATTGCTAATGAAGCCTCAGGAGGGGCTGCAAATATAATTTTTGATCCTAATAAACCTTACCAATCTTGGAATTGTGGTTATCAACAGTCAACAATAACAAGCCAATATAAGCATTTAGTTACTGAAACATTAAAAGCTGAACATACCTTTAGTTATGACATGACAAATTATGAACGAGATATAGCAGTGATTGGGGATGTTCCCAGCATAAATCTTAAGCCTATGATTCAGTCTCACAGAGAGGACGAATATTTTTATAAATTGTTATTAAATTGGGAGCCTGAAAAGACAAATCAGTATCTTGCTTTTGGATTTGAAATTTCACATGAAGAATTTGGCTTAAAAAGTCCTGGATATCCAGATAAACCCCCGATTTCTTCTGGCTACAGAGGACCTGACAATCAATTTGATGCTACCTTACCACGTTGGTCAACTAATACGTATTCACTACTTTTTGAACATCAATGGAATTTTTTATCTGATTGGAATAGTTTTATTGGCGCCAGAATTGATAAAAACACATATTCAGACTATCTTTTGTCGCCAAGATTAGCTCTGATTTATGAGGCTACTGCAAAGGATACTTTAAAATTCATTTATTGTATTTCTCAAAGAATAAATTTTGCAGCAGAATTACGTGATCGTTATGAAAAATATGGAGTTGACGATAGTGATCCAGAAAAATTAGACAGTATAGAAATACGATGGGAACGATGCTCTAAACCTTTTAGTGTAGAGTTTTCAACATTTTATTTTGAATTAGAAGCTATTGGTTTTGATCCTCTGCAAAGAAAAAGTGTTGTGAACGGCAGGCAGAAACAATGGGGTATTGAAACAGAATTAAGATATCAAACATATAGTCTGGATTTGTGTTTATCCCATGCATATACTCAACTTAGTAATTATGAAATGTTAGCATCCCAAAGTAACTTAATTACAACTGGCGATGATCTTAACAATTGGAGCAATCATATAACTAAATTGGTAGTTATTTATAAATTAATCAATAATTTAACTATTAACAGCTCTTTTCAATATTATTGGGGTTTTGACGGACTTAAAGATTATATGAATGCAAATAATTTTACAGTAGATAAAATAGGTGAGTCTAACGCATATCTACATCTCAGTTTAGTTTACAATTTTATGGAAAATTTTAAAATTCAAATTTCTGGTCATTATTTATTAGGACTTTTAGATGAAGACCTAAACAAACGGAATTATTTTGCTGATACAAGTGGAGCATCTTATCGTGATCAAGCACCAGCTGTTTCGTTTTCTTTATCATATCAATTTTAATAATATAATAAATATATACAAAAAAAATGACATATTATTCAGATGACTAAGGCTAAAAATATTGATGTTTCAAATTTTTTTTCTAAGAAATAGAAATGGTATGTCATTTTTAGAGTGAATTATAAAAAATTTATACGAGAACAGATAAGGAGGAATTTTTATGTTATAAAAAACTATAAAAAAGCCATAAATGACAAAGAAAAAGTATAATATAAGTAAGAATAATAAGGAGATAATATGTTTCAACGAAAAAATATTTTAACGCACAATGCAAGAATTGTTTTGAGCCTGATAATGGTTTTTATTGCACCTTTAACTTTATTTGCCGAAGATACAAATCGTAAAGTTGCTGAATTATCTTTATCAGAATTGTTTAATATTGAAGAATATTTAAATATGGAAGCTAACATAGCGACAAAAGAAAAGGCTGTATCAATCAAAGAATCTCCAGCCATTATCACTGTAATAACATCAGAAGAAATTAAAAGATCGGGTGCCAGAGATTTAATAGATGTTTTCAGACTTGTGCCCGGTCTTGAGGTTGTAATGGATAGTCAAAACAGTGTATCTCTTTCAATGCGTGGGCTTTTTACAGGTGAAGGAAAGCTTCTTGTGAAAATGAATGGTGCAATGATAAATAATTTGACTGACGGATCATTTTGTATAGGAAATCATTATTCTGTTGACCAGATAGAAAAAATAGAAATAATTCGAGGTCCAGGTTCAGCTATATATGGTGGATTTGCGGAGCTTGGAGTTATCAATATAATAACTAAGGGCGCAAAAGATATAAATGGAGTTGCAATTCAAGCCATTTACGGACAAACAAAGGAAACCTATATGCGTAGGGACCTTGGGTTATCCTTTGGGAAAAAATTCGAAGATACTGAAATCGCATTTCATGGACTAATTGGTCAAGGTAAAAGAGGTGATGTAAAATGGGATTACACAAACTTCAATATGGGTAGATTTGACATGGCAAAGGATGATTATTCTGCCTTAAATCCTATCTTTGGAAACTTGAGCTTTAAATCCGGCGGACTTGAAAACCAATTGATAGTTGAGCAATATTCCGCAAAGTATCCTTACGATTATTCAGGCGCAATATTCGGTTTCTTTCAGGATGCTAAATTACCTTTTCAAAAAGTCGCTGACAGCCCATCAACACTTGTAACTAATCAAATGAAATATGACATTCAAATTAATGATAAGCTTAAGATTACCCCTCTCTTTAATATTTACTGGAACAAACACAAAAAAACAGAAACTGATTTTCTATATATCGGAACAGAGATGGCCGATCAAAGCCAGGAGAGATACACAGGTGAAGTAAATGCTTCTTATAATATCCATGAAGAGATGAATATTCAAGTTGGTATTGAGTATTTTCGAGATATATCAAGGATGAATGATACGAAAACATTCAGTGATTCCTATGATTTGGATGAAAACGGATATTTTAAGTTATTTGATCAAAAATTTAAGTCTAACAACAAAGAGACCCTTGATTTCTATAATATCGCTGAATATGCTCAATTTTTATGGTTAAACTCCGTAGCAAACATAACACTTGGCGCAAGATACGATTATCATGAAGCATATGGCGGTCAACTATCTCCTCGAATAGCTATAACAAAAGCTATTGGCGATTTTTACAGCAAGGCTTTATTTGCTCAGGCATTCAGAGCTCCAACTAATGCAACGATTGACAATAATCCTAATATTTCCCCAGAAACACTTACTACAGTAGAATTTGAAGCAGGATATAATTTTTTCAATCATGTTTTATTTTCAATTAATTTATTTGACATGAGAATCAAAGATCCTATTACAATGGGAAGCCAAGATGGTGAGCCAATATTCGAAAATTATGGTAAAATCAGAACTAGGGGGATAGAAATTGATAATAGATATAGTTTCAAACAGATATATTGCAGTGTTACTTATTCCTATTATCAGAATAATCATAGTGATATACCTATATATGAAATACCGGATGATGAAGATGTATTCAACGGAATGCCGCAGCACAAGGTTACAGCTAATGGACATATTAAATTATTTAAAGGTCTTTCATTTAATCCATCTTTTATATATATATCAAAAAGAAAAACCATTACTGATTACTGGGATTTGGCAGGAGGATTAGGTCCAAAAGAATATGGAACAATAGATGAACATTATATGCTTAATGCTAATCTATTATATGAAGGTTTATTTGATAAACATTTTGATGTGAGCATTAGCATATTTAATATTCTTGATGATGATTATCTCTACACTCAAGCATATCCTGGATATTTATTTCCAATGCCGGGTAATTCACGAGAGATTGTTTTTAGAATGAATTATAACTACAATTTCTAAAGTAAATATGTGTAAAAAAGATGACATACCATTCAGCGTATTAAGGCTAAAAATATTAGCTATTCAATTTTTTATATTTAAAAATAGAAATGGTATGTCATTATTTTTACAGATCTTACAATTAAGGAGGAGTCTAAAGTAATGAAATTGAGAGGTCTATTAATTAAAGTGTTAGCATTAAGTTTGTGTATTTTAATATCAGGAATTCCTTCAAATCTCTTGGCGGAGGAAACTAGGCTGGTTGCTCAATTGTCTTTAGCTGAACTTTTAAATTTAGAAATCACTACAGCAGGAAAGAAATCCGAAAAAATTATAGATATCCCAGCCAGCGTAGTGGTGGTCACGCGTAATGACATAAAAACTTATGGTTATACAACTCTTACCCAAGTTTTGGAGGATATTCCTGGACTTTTTATGGTCAAGGATTATTACATAGATAACATTGGAATTCGTGGATTTTGGTCGAGCGAATTTAACTCCAATATCAAGATTTTAGTGAATGGTGTTGATCAAGTTTTCGATAATATGCAAGGATATCCGATAGAAGATATCGCTGTGCCAGTGGAGGCCATTGACCGCATTGAAGTAGTTAGGGGGCCAATGTCAGTTATCTATGGTAATGGCGCCTTTTTCGGCGTAGTGAACATTATCACCAATCAACCTGCCAATCAGTATGAATCCTACACAGCTTCAGCATCTATTGGCTCACATGACTCTAAAAAAGCATTCGCAAGACATTCTTACCAGGAAGGGGAACTAAAATATACTTTTAATGCTTCTTATTACAATACAAGCGGTATTGATGTACTTTATGCTGATTTAACCAATAAACCAGATACACTTCAATATATGGGTGTGTCGGGTGATATGCATACCGGAGGGAGGCTGGAAAGGCAGGAAAAATACTTTTCTTTATCAGCTAGTTTTAAAAGCTTTTTCGCGGAAATTTCCCATGACATGGGTGAAAATGATGTGATGGTTTTACCATCCTTATTGGATGGTTCTCCAACAAATTTTATGGATACCCGCGTTTTTTTTGGTCTTAAGCCTAAATTTTCAGAGACGCTCTCCATGCAGGGACGTTTCAGTTATCGCACCAACCAGCGAAAGACTAATTATCATATCGTAACCCCAGATTTTTTTGGAATTTTTGAATTAAGTTCAACTGGTTATGAATTGGAAATGCAGCTACTGTATGAACCTGTGGAAGTCTTTAAAATATTAGCTGGCATCAATTATCAAATAATGGATGATGCAAAGTATCATTTTAATTACGCCTCTTTTGCATACCCTTATTTTGAAA includes the following:
- a CDS encoding diguanylate cyclase — protein: MSIKRKLWLAITLLIGVTIIGSIASLWITTSQYREMIHNSLSSNIRQLNIELEQLSEKLKETLILEVEEQDIISVTRSLYLIEDNASELKRNIQCDTIKKFQELIRNKNYDLIAFYDALGIRCYANQTDIYIVTFDQEKKQSLHFVPTAGSVLVQCESKQWRAANPLPNVEDRIILPENIEIYFVNYGKELFAEGIISIKTTTYTETGEEKIIPSGAILLRQKLTDNYIQYLAEKMSSNMALFLSSGELSVKSSMSKDSSTKCNLTENNKHMKTMINNALIKGEFFGDVNLENEKYYILLKPYIFNQKNVCIAASYASTELERENIKKSFVLQFGGVVASLLFAALIAVLMENFIIRPIILITKQMNKISSEKRFDQKVTVKSKDEIGMLANSFNQMLDMLERRNEEAAQYVKELADSNAQLEKYKVELENLVKERTVELVESNAKLSDSIKELKERNIEMLKLGQMSDLLHACRNENDIHTVVISAIKKLFPDDSGYLCILDNSRTKLEIIATWGNNITEETNIDFEDCWALRRGKIHFLDSQGIGIVCSHLNASHRDFYQGYMCVPIAAQGDMLGVIHLSFCNTENVTIKDEDKIKIKSKQSIIMRIIEHYSLSLVNLRLRESLKLESTQDPLTGLYNRRYMQKSLEREISRCKRHKSSLCVIMLDIDHFKKFNDTYGHEAGDVVLKGLGNLLKSRMRQEDIICRYGGEEFVIILPDMELEDSKKRAEELRQEIKSSLKIEYKEVILKITVSMGISTYPNNGVTINEVLKSADLALYQAKNQGRDRIVTSNN
- a CDS encoding transporter substrate-binding domain-containing protein; protein product: MKRLIVCIVIVLSSLLTANAIGEETKTLVAAADPWPPFIDPQNPKEGLSLEIVRAAFKTQGYEIKMEYVPWARAESGVKNGIYDILPDVWMTEARKKELMYSVPYAKNEVKFITLLDKILDRYTR
- a CDS encoding TonB-dependent receptor plug domain-containing protein, translating into MKHIFLKFIFIIYFLIINFMELNLLVADTIEDELGFYELEKKFMGATLTKTKRRSIPAAVLTISKEQIETSGARSLNELLEIYVPGLQWINHSGNVSHVGLRGIISDRDDKYMLLINGRVMNQHTCVGQFTERDQSLLSEIHHIDVIRGPGSAIMGLGAVSMVINIITFDAEKFDGFESKTRVGYNEEFYTQELKYTYKFSDEIGLFLYGGLSKYIGADSSDAPYKFDKSFTSRWGDYVEAGEGVPGVNRDRTQYRDKEPYKLHAHLNANNLAIWARFVRGGETMPLNFNNIANEASGGAANIIFDPNKPYQSWNCGYQQSTITSQYKHLVTETLKAEHTFSYDMTNYERDIAVIGDVPSINLKPMIQSHREDEYFYKLLLNWEPEKTNQYLAFGFEISHEEFGLKSPGYPDKPPISSGYRGPDNQFDATLPRWSTNTYSLLFEHQWNFLSDWNSFIGARIDKNTYSDYLLSPRLALIYEATAKDTLKFIYCISQRINFAAELRDRYEKYGVDDSDPEKLDSIEIRWERCSKPFSVEFSTFYFELEAIGFDPLQRKSVVNGRQKQWGIETELRYQTYSLDLCLSHAYTQLSNYEMLASQSNLITTGDDLNNWSNHITKLVVIYKLINNLTINSSFQYYWGFDGLKDYMNANNFTVDKIGESNAYLHLSLVYNFMENFKIQISGHYLLGLLDEDLNKRNYFADTSGASYRDQAPAVSFSLSYQF
- a CDS encoding TonB-dependent receptor plug domain-containing protein; this encodes MFQRKNILTHNARIVLSLIMVFIAPLTLFAEDTNRKVAELSLSELFNIEEYLNMEANIATKEKAVSIKESPAIITVITSEEIKRSGARDLIDVFRLVPGLEVVMDSQNSVSLSMRGLFTGEGKLLVKMNGAMINNLTDGSFCIGNHYSVDQIEKIEIIRGPGSAIYGGFAELGVINIITKGAKDINGVAIQAIYGQTKETYMRRDLGLSFGKKFEDTEIAFHGLIGQGKRGDVKWDYTNFNMGRFDMAKDDYSALNPIFGNLSFKSGGLENQLIVEQYSAKYPYDYSGAIFGFFQDAKLPFQKVADSPSTLVTNQMKYDIQINDKLKITPLFNIYWNKHKKTETDFLYIGTEMADQSQERYTGEVNASYNIHEEMNIQVGIEYFRDISRMNDTKTFSDSYDLDENGYFKLFDQKFKSNNKETLDFYNIAEYAQFLWLNSVANITLGARYDYHEAYGGQLSPRIAITKAIGDFYSKALFAQAFRAPTNATIDNNPNISPETLTTVEFEAGYNFFNHVLFSINLFDMRIKDPITMGSQDGEPIFENYGKIRTRGIEIDNRYSFKQIYCSVTYSYYQNNHSDIPIYEIPDDEDVFNGMPQHKVTANGHIKLFKGLSFNPSFIYISKRKTITDYWDLAGGLGPKEYGTIDEHYMLNANLLYEGLFDKHFDVSISIFNILDDDYLYTQAYPGYLFPMPGNSREIVFRMNYNYNF
- a CDS encoding TonB-dependent receptor, with amino-acid sequence MKLRGLLIKVLALSLCILISGIPSNLLAEETRLVAQLSLAELLNLEITTAGKKSEKIIDIPASVVVVTRNDIKTYGYTTLTQVLEDIPGLFMVKDYYIDNIGIRGFWSSEFNSNIKILVNGVDQVFDNMQGYPIEDIAVPVEAIDRIEVVRGPMSVIYGNGAFFGVVNIITNQPANQYESYTASASIGSHDSKKAFARHSYQEGELKYTFNASYYNTSGIDVLYADLTNKPDTLQYMGVSGDMHTGGRLERQEKYFSLSASFKSFFAEISHDMGENDVMVLPSLLDGSPTNFMDTRVFFGLKPKFSETLSMQGRFSYRTNQRKTNYHIVTPDFFGIFELSSTGYELEMQLLYEPVEVFKILAGINYQIMDDAKYHFNYASFAYPYFENNMGTMSDGEQMKTRSFFIQSDYSPFEKLLLVAGVRMEQVLPFDFVRYYAPQTEDYKRIEASYEEDSVDIIPRLAAILKMNERHTFKLLYGKAISRPSFCQLLEQIENPALSPEKIQTFEFNYLTNPIPSITLNLSVFRNIMDNLFKRPANLAWSSNIGKMQTDGIEATIKAEFLDNFCCELSATWQQTKDKRAGFEDIDVAYSPEFLGYLKLSYLLNNPNIIFGITGRYIGAMESYWDEAKVNADGTQGGRIGNASDGYFTLDANVRYEDLFNKGIFLDVRASNLLNTKIQYSPTNMSSWMDKGAIDQEREFIVSLGWEF